Below is a window of Camelina sativa cultivar DH55 chromosome 11, Cs, whole genome shotgun sequence DNA.
caaaataaaaatcttcaCTCACTCTTTTCATGACATAATACAGCTAACAAACtacttcaattttgttttgttatatatataaattattatataattcctTATTAAACATACTAACAgtatatattattgattatactcataaaacatttttatacaaaacaatCTGGGGCCTTGAGGCCTGAGGGAGGGTGGGGAATCCTATCaatgttttgtaattaaaaaatttctttaaatattgAAAGATGACATAAAAATTTAAGGTTTGGTGGCATGTAAGACTATTTAGACATGAACCCATTCATGACCGTATTGTAGTTGAAAGATGTATTACggagttgaaaataaaatcctCCAATTGCATTTTTAATCATGAATAGTAATCGAAAACGTGTTAAAAGCAAATGATGCGGTAAGAGCTATGTAAATTAAGGATCTAATTGTAATTCTGTAGTTATGTAATATCTAGGTTTCTCTTGTATCTAGTAAACCTTACATTTAATGTATTCATTCAGCCTACATTattatatggtatcagagcatatCGATATCTAAGAagaatcttaattttttttttctcttttactcttttgcCTCCGTtttctcatctctttttttcGCACGATGTCATCCTCCAACGTCTCATCTGCTGATACCGTTGCTGTTTCTAATAACGGCAGCCTCTTTCACGTTAACACTTCCAATGTCACAAAACTCACTGCTTCCAACTTTCTTATGTGGAGTCGTCAGATCCACGCTTTGTTTGACGGGTATGATCTCGCCAACTATCTCAACGACACTGTCACAGTACCAACCCTGACGGTCACTATAGCTGAGGCTACCACGGTGAATCCTGCCTACACGCTCTGGAGACGACAAGATCGACTTGTCTACAGTGCTCTCCTTGGCGCCATCTCAACCTCTGTCCAGCCGATTGTGTCCCGTGCTGAAACATCGAGGGAGATCTGGTCTACTCTCCACACTACTTATGCTAAATCTATTCGTGGTCATATTCTCCAATTGCAGCATCAAGTGACACAGTGGACGAAAGGTAGTCATTCTATTGATGACTACTTTCAAGGTCTTGTCACTCTCTACGACAAACTTGCGCTCCTTGGCAAGGTTGTTGAGCTCGAGGATCAACTCATGACAATCCTCAAGGGCCTCCCCGATGATTATCAACCGGTGGTCACACAGATCGAAGGCCGTGATACGACGCCTTCTCTTGCTGAAGTTCACGAGAAGTTACTTCTTTATGAAGTAAAGCTTCTAACTATTGCTGCTTCTGCTCCCGCTCTTCCCATCACGGCAAACGTTGCAAGTTataacaaacacaacaacaactgtGGTAACAAACTCTACAAACCGTGGCAACAACTCCAACAATCGCTCCAACTAGCCTTGGCAACAGCAACAATC
It encodes the following:
- the LOC104728735 gene encoding uncharacterized protein LOC104728735, giving the protein MSSSNVSSADTVAVSNNGSLFHVNTSNVTKLTASNFLMWSRQIHALFDGYDLANYLNDTVTVPTLTVTIAEATTVNPAYTLWRRQDRLVYSALLGAISTSVQPIVSRAETSREIWSTLHTTYAKSIRGHILQLQHQVTQWTKGSHSIDDYFQGLVTLYDKLALLGKVVELEDQLMTILKGLPDDYQPVVTQIEGRDTTPSLAEVHEKLLLYEVKLLTIAASAPALPITANVASYNKHNNNCGNKLYKPWQQLQQSLQLALATATILFADRRCSQLQLQGPPVSYQQNVPWQPCANMVTAHPHSSNHWVLDSGATHHLTSDLNNLALHQPYLGGDEVMIADGSTLPISQTGSTSPSTSSKPLHLNDVLFVPNVHKNLISVYRLCNSNQVSVKFSPAHFQVEDLSTGVQLLQGKTRNELYE